The Vibrio navarrensis genome has a segment encoding these proteins:
- the lgt gene encoding prolipoprotein diacylglyceryl transferase, producing MSQGYLTFPNIDPVLISIGPISVRWYGLMYLVGFMFAMWLANRRADKPNSGWNREQVSDLLFAGFLGVVVGGRLGYVLFYNFDLFLADPLYLFKVWTGGMSFHGGLLGVITAMLWYAKKHGRTLFGVADFVAPLVPFGLGVGRLGNFMNGELWGRVTDAPWAMVFPTGGPLPRHPSQLYEMALEGVVLFFILNWFIRKPRPLGSVSGLFLAGYGTFRFLVEYVREPDAHLGLFGGFISMGQILSSPMIFGGLALMLWAYKRGHYQDKASA from the coding sequence ATGTCTCAGGGATACCTTACCTTTCCCAATATTGATCCTGTGTTGATTTCTATCGGCCCCATTTCCGTTCGTTGGTATGGGCTGATGTATTTGGTCGGATTTATGTTTGCCATGTGGCTGGCCAATCGGCGAGCGGATAAGCCCAACAGTGGCTGGAACCGCGAACAAGTTTCCGATCTATTGTTTGCAGGGTTTCTTGGCGTGGTCGTTGGTGGGCGTTTAGGCTACGTGCTTTTCTACAACTTTGACCTGTTTTTAGCTGATCCTCTGTATTTGTTTAAGGTTTGGACAGGCGGTATGTCATTCCACGGCGGCTTGCTTGGTGTGATTACTGCGATGTTGTGGTATGCCAAGAAGCATGGCCGCACCCTCTTTGGTGTCGCAGATTTTGTCGCACCGTTAGTGCCGTTTGGGCTTGGTGTTGGTCGCCTTGGCAACTTTATGAATGGCGAGCTGTGGGGCCGAGTAACTGATGCGCCTTGGGCGATGGTTTTCCCGACGGGAGGGCCACTGCCTCGCCACCCTTCACAACTGTACGAAATGGCGTTAGAAGGCGTGGTTCTCTTCTTTATTCTCAACTGGTTTATCCGTAAACCTCGCCCGCTTGGCTCGGTCTCTGGGCTATTTTTGGCTGGATATGGTACATTCCGCTTCCTTGTGGAATACGTACGTGAGCCGGATGCGCATTTAGGTCTGTTTGGTGGTTTCATTTCGATGGGGCAGATCTTGTCTTCTCCGATGATCTTCGGTGGATTGGCACTAATGCTGTGGGCTTACAAACGTGGTCACTACCAAGATAAAGCAAGTGCATAG
- the thyA gene encoding thymidylate synthase — protein MKQYHDLMKRILEEGTERGDRTGTGTLSVFGHQMRFNLSEGFPLVTTKKCHLRSIIHELLWFLKGDTNITYLKENGVSIWDEWADENGDLGPVYGYQWRSWPNSDGSHTDQIANVVDAIKNNPNSRRHMVVAYNPSFVDEMALPPCHAMFQFYVANGKLSCQLYQRSCDVFLGLPFNIASYALLTHMIAQQCDLDVGDFVWTGGDTHLYLNHLEQTNLQLSREPYPLPELKINRKPDSLFDYKFEDFEIVGYECHPHIKAPVAV, from the coding sequence ATGAAACAATATCACGACTTAATGAAAAGAATCCTTGAAGAGGGTACAGAAAGGGGAGACAGAACAGGTACAGGTACACTTTCAGTCTTTGGTCATCAAATGAGATTTAACCTATCAGAGGGTTTTCCGCTGGTTACAACGAAGAAATGTCATTTACGATCAATTATCCATGAACTCCTTTGGTTCTTGAAAGGAGACACCAACATCACTTACCTAAAAGAAAATGGTGTAAGTATTTGGGATGAGTGGGCAGATGAGAATGGTGATCTTGGCCCTGTTTACGGATATCAGTGGCGGTCTTGGCCTAATTCTGACGGTAGCCACACTGACCAGATTGCGAATGTGGTAGATGCTATTAAGAACAACCCAAATAGCAGAAGACACATGGTTGTTGCCTATAACCCATCTTTTGTAGATGAGATGGCACTACCTCCATGTCATGCGATGTTTCAGTTTTATGTAGCAAATGGCAAGCTTTCGTGTCAGCTTTATCAGAGAAGTTGCGACGTTTTCTTGGGGCTTCCGTTTAATATTGCCTCTTATGCGCTTTTAACTCATATGATTGCACAACAGTGTGATTTAGATGTTGGAGACTTTGTTTGGACTGGAGGGGATACTCATCTTTACCTTAATCACTTAGAGCAAACTAACCTCCAGCTTTCAAGAGAACCATATCCACTTCCAGAGCTGAAAATCAACCGCAAACCTGACAGCTTATTTGACTATAAGTTTGAGGACTTTGAAATCGTAGGCTACGAATGTCACCCTCATATCAAAGCTCCTGTAGCCGTATAA
- a CDS encoding RES family NAD+ phosphorylase: MEVGEVQKEVERLNIGQEVCCYCDSKSIVAPKESVFSFIENNFFEAIIPIDECSPQESSSFWCGSDDLYVKEIWEIIHDIGLKNEALERDLSSYLSQQVDVENNLFTLNNGTLENNLYQDKWLCFIDSISHGKRFFNFEVNQFLDDLFSVIHENNHVNDDICTVLEPNVSLFRARIANSKIERESIISDPANQLGAVPAKLASDQRMTPKGISAFYASSDRETCFSEVRAITGDLVISGEFTVNRPLKLLDLRKIEELSKKEYHPFESNYLEKSHKSLFLKRLMFLLSKPASKRKNSNYLETQVIFEYFRVNFGSDISGLIFSSVQTGFNGLNVVLFPERSDVNSFTYNKERKIIFKEWHHQEDDWYTYSEKFSENLPSQKSEANLSFVHGSLELHYIEAVKTLARKQNLLVIDDVEDIDF, translated from the coding sequence GTGGAAGTAGGTGAGGTTCAAAAAGAGGTTGAAAGGCTTAATATAGGTCAAGAAGTCTGTTGCTACTGCGACTCTAAAAGTATCGTAGCTCCAAAAGAGAGTGTTTTCTCCTTTATCGAAAATAATTTTTTTGAAGCTATTATTCCTATTGATGAATGTAGTCCACAGGAAAGTTCTTCATTCTGGTGTGGAAGTGATGACCTATATGTAAAAGAAATATGGGAAATTATACACGATATCGGACTGAAGAATGAGGCGTTAGAACGTGATTTATCTAGCTATTTGTCACAGCAGGTAGATGTTGAAAATAATCTATTTACTCTAAATAATGGGACATTAGAGAATAATTTATATCAAGATAAATGGCTTTGTTTCATCGATTCCATTTCACACGGGAAACGATTTTTTAACTTTGAAGTTAACCAGTTCCTAGACGATTTGTTCTCTGTGATACATGAAAACAATCACGTTAATGACGATATATGTACAGTGTTAGAACCTAACGTATCTTTATTCCGTGCTCGAATTGCAAACTCTAAAATAGAACGAGAGAGTATAATTAGTGATCCAGCAAATCAGTTAGGAGCAGTGCCAGCTAAATTAGCTAGTGATCAAAGGATGACTCCAAAAGGTATCTCTGCATTTTATGCATCATCAGATCGTGAAACATGCTTCAGTGAGGTTCGAGCAATTACAGGTGATTTGGTAATTTCTGGTGAGTTTACTGTGAATCGACCATTGAAGCTTTTAGACTTGCGTAAAATTGAAGAGTTAAGTAAAAAAGAATACCATCCATTTGAGAGCAATTATTTAGAAAAATCACACAAAAGCCTATTTTTAAAGCGACTAATGTTTCTTTTATCTAAGCCTGCTTCAAAAAGGAAAAATTCTAACTACTTAGAGACGCAGGTTATATTTGAATATTTCAGAGTGAATTTTGGTAGTGACATTTCTGGTTTAATATTTTCATCTGTTCAAACAGGTTTTAATGGTTTGAATGTTGTGTTATTTCCAGAGAGATCCGATGTCAACTCTTTTACGTATAATAAAGAAAGAAAAATTATATTTAAAGAGTGGCATCATCAAGAAGATGACTGGTATACATACTCAGAAAAATTTAGCGAAAACCTTCCTTCCCAAAAATCTGAAGCCAATTTATCATTTGTCCATGGTAGTTTAGAGTTGCATTATATTGAAGCTGTGAAAACTCTTGCAAGAAAGCAAAATTTATTAGTGATCGACGACGTTGAAGATATAGATTTCTAA
- a CDS encoding helix-turn-helix domain-containing protein, which yields MNTKLAEAVGQRIVQMRRSKGLPQEKLALVAEIDRSYMSRIERGKINITLEKLYQIADALGCDVKELLP from the coding sequence ATGAACACGAAACTTGCCGAAGCTGTAGGCCAACGTATTGTACAAATGAGAAGATCCAAAGGTTTACCTCAAGAGAAGCTAGCCCTCGTCGCTGAGATAGATAGAAGCTATATGAGCCGCATCGAACGCGGTAAAATCAATATCACGCTTGAAAAGTTGTATCAGATTGCAGACGCTTTGGGCTGTGATGTGAAGGAACTTCTGCCTTAA
- a CDS encoding HipA domain-containing protein, which yields MHNPILYAHATNNNMLVGQFVQQSKTNVSFSYSDEWLAYDSAFPISLSLPLVRGECSAFNALNFMYNLLPDLEEERLSIAHSVGVQSNDVFTLLSKISHDCTGGISFTESREPPKIGWKYREISASELNELVTQRKSFLPFFGDYRPCISGTQRKTTLTRLNGKWYVPQEKSLSSHIIKFPMDVIAQSNSVLDMSGSVENEFICTQIAKELGFKVPDIEIITAESGAKGLAVKRFDRCFGDGVVTRRHQEDFCQIFGVPEHQKYQSENNLSVSKIVDALSLSAESKVNNYDFFKFMILQCLLGATDGHLKNFSVHIAPGGHYQLAPFYDLLSAYPAVGATGLNKRKLKLAMGLKASRGYKYHINKICLRHIEQTANQFGISNTNCHEIVSAFLAQFSSALSSVDNRFPEKEFTLVKNAICQHATEIVGKLNRTIK from the coding sequence TTGCACAATCCTATACTTTACGCACATGCTACAAACAACAACATGCTCGTGGGGCAGTTTGTCCAACAGTCGAAGACCAACGTATCATTTTCATACTCTGATGAGTGGTTAGCATATGATTCAGCTTTCCCTATTTCGTTAAGCCTACCGCTTGTAAGGGGAGAATGCTCAGCATTTAATGCACTGAATTTTATGTATAACCTGCTTCCTGACTTGGAAGAAGAACGATTAAGTATTGCTCACTCGGTCGGTGTGCAATCCAACGATGTATTCACCTTACTCTCAAAAATTAGTCACGATTGCACGGGCGGCATTTCATTTACTGAGAGTAGGGAGCCGCCAAAGATAGGGTGGAAATATCGAGAGATCTCGGCAAGTGAATTAAATGAACTCGTTACCCAGCGTAAGTCATTTCTTCCATTCTTTGGGGATTATCGACCTTGTATTTCGGGAACACAGCGAAAAACAACGTTAACTAGGTTGAACGGTAAATGGTATGTACCTCAAGAGAAATCACTAAGTAGCCACATTATCAAATTCCCAATGGATGTAATTGCGCAAAGCAACTCAGTATTAGATATGAGCGGCAGTGTTGAGAATGAATTCATCTGTACTCAAATAGCGAAGGAACTTGGTTTTAAAGTCCCCGATATTGAGATAATAACCGCAGAATCAGGAGCTAAAGGCCTTGCAGTAAAACGGTTCGACCGATGTTTTGGTGATGGAGTTGTGACTCGTAGACACCAAGAAGATTTCTGCCAGATTTTTGGTGTACCTGAACATCAAAAATATCAATCGGAGAACAACCTAAGTGTCTCCAAAATTGTTGATGCTTTAAGTCTCTCTGCGGAAAGCAAGGTGAACAATTATGATTTTTTTAAGTTCATGATTTTACAGTGCCTTCTTGGAGCCACTGACGGTCATCTCAAGAACTTTTCCGTGCATATTGCTCCAGGCGGGCACTATCAGCTCGCACCGTTCTACGATTTGCTATCAGCTTATCCTGCCGTCGGTGCTACTGGGTTAAATAAGCGAAAGTTAAAGCTAGCTATGGGACTGAAAGCATCACGAGGATACAAATACCATATCAACAAAATTTGCTTACGCCATATAGAGCAGACAGCTAATCAGTTCGGTATCAGCAATACGAACTGTCATGAAATCGTCTCTGCCTTTCTCGCTCAATTTAGTAGCGCACTTAGCTCTGTAGACAATCGATTTCCTGAAAAGGAGTTCACGTTAGTAAAGAACGCCATATGTCAACATGCCACTGAAATCGTGGGAAAGTTAAACAGAACAATCAAGTAA
- a CDS encoding transcriptional regulator has protein sequence MKATIGILSEELARKRMIRIAEGKVTSKEQYPKFLFESLADLSLLLSNENVDLLNLIAREKPNSLDDLAEISGRSIKDVTDTFEALSSKGFAYLDVRGSESRPIALFTTFEIVMGRSLLL, from the coding sequence ATGAAAGCAACAATCGGCATTCTATCAGAAGAGCTTGCTCGTAAGCGCATGATTCGGATTGCAGAAGGAAAAGTGACGTCTAAAGAACAATACCCTAAATTTTTGTTTGAGTCACTGGCTGATCTTTCACTACTGCTGTCTAACGAAAATGTTGATCTGCTGAATTTGATTGCTCGCGAAAAGCCAAACAGCCTTGATGACCTTGCTGAAATAAGTGGGCGCAGTATCAAGGATGTTACTGATACCTTTGAAGCTCTGTCATCTAAGGGCTTTGCTTATCTGGATGTGAGGGGAAGTGAATCTCGACCAATAGCGTTGTTTACGACATTCGAGATCGTTATGGGCAGGTCCCTTTTACTTTGA